One window of the Arthrobacter sp. zg-Y919 genome contains the following:
- a CDS encoding RidA family protein: MTSAPGAVSAVEIRLRELGLALPAVASPVAVYVPAVITGNLVYTSGQLPFVDGVLPATGKVGAGVGAEEAASYAAICAVNALAAVKAQIGDLDRVSRVVKVVGYVASDPSFTGQPAVINGASELLGKVFGTAGSHARSAVGVAVLPLDAPVEVEMIVEFA; this comes from the coding sequence GTGACTTCCGCCCCCGGTGCAGTATCGGCCGTTGAAATCCGGCTCCGGGAACTGGGGCTGGCCCTTCCGGCCGTCGCATCTCCGGTGGCGGTGTACGTCCCGGCTGTAATCACCGGAAACCTGGTGTACACGTCCGGCCAGCTGCCGTTCGTCGACGGGGTCCTGCCGGCCACGGGCAAGGTGGGGGCCGGGGTGGGCGCCGAAGAGGCTGCTTCCTATGCAGCCATCTGCGCCGTCAATGCACTGGCCGCGGTGAAGGCGCAGATTGGTGATCTTGACCGCGTCAGCCGGGTGGTGAAGGTAGTGGGCTACGTCGCCTCCGACCCTTCATTCACCGGCCAGCCTGCCGTCATCAACGGCGCATCCGAACTCCTGGGTAAGGTCTTCGGGACGGCTGGAAGCCACGCCCGCTCCGCCGTCGGCGTTGCGGTACTGCCACTGGACGCCCCGGTTGAAGTAGAAATGATCGTTGAATTTGCCTAA
- a CDS encoding NUDIX hydrolase — protein sequence MPNPTVRLFPVAPSQRVAAQSWFERPDRTPRKPRLASSVVLLRDSPRGTETYLSYRRGESPLGKVAFPGGSIEENDDATVAWYGPAPAVWAKTMGADDARLARRHVVAAIRELFEETGILLAGPDESSLLEGNRGPEWMAARTAVATQDASFLELLGRRGLGLRTDLLRPLSNWHSADFALRRFDTRYFAAVQPTGQDATLLEGKGVWADWKPAAEVIAARDTTALGDEIGQPDTTGLTLGELVVPAVELTLEKVASARGCIAYLSSRRPAAVYRPELVEVDGEPCVAVRPASGAEGSSQHGR from the coding sequence TTGCCTAACCCGACCGTCCGGCTTTTCCCCGTAGCCCCCTCACAGCGGGTGGCGGCTCAAAGCTGGTTTGAACGTCCGGACCGGACGCCCCGCAAACCGCGGCTGGCGTCGTCAGTCGTGCTGCTCCGCGACTCACCGCGCGGCACGGAAACCTATCTGTCCTACCGGCGCGGCGAGTCCCCTTTGGGGAAGGTGGCCTTCCCGGGCGGGAGCATCGAAGAGAACGACGACGCGACGGTCGCCTGGTACGGTCCCGCGCCGGCCGTATGGGCCAAGACAATGGGCGCGGACGATGCCCGGCTGGCGCGCCGCCATGTGGTGGCGGCCATCCGTGAGCTGTTCGAGGAAACGGGCATCCTTCTGGCGGGTCCCGACGAATCATCGCTGCTGGAAGGCAACCGGGGTCCGGAGTGGATGGCGGCAAGGACCGCGGTTGCAACCCAGGATGCCTCCTTCCTGGAATTGCTGGGCCGCCGTGGCCTCGGCTTGAGGACGGACCTGCTGCGTCCGCTGTCCAACTGGCACAGCGCGGATTTTGCCCTGCGCCGCTTTGACACCCGCTATTTTGCGGCGGTCCAGCCGACCGGGCAGGACGCGACACTGCTGGAGGGCAAGGGCGTCTGGGCGGACTGGAAACCGGCAGCGGAAGTTATTGCAGCGCGGGACACCACTGCTCTAGGCGACGAAATCGGCCAGCCGGACACCACCGGACTGACCCTGGGCGAGCTGGTGGTCCCCGCCGTCGAACTCACGCTGGAAAAGGTCGCCTCGGCCCGCGGCTGCATCGCGTATCTCTCCAGCCGCCGGCCTGCGGCGGTGTACCGCCCTGAGCTGGTCGAAGTGGACGGCGAACCGTGTGTAGCGGTGCGCCCCGCCAGCGGCGCCGAAGGTTCTTCGCAGCACGGACGCTAG
- a CDS encoding MarP family serine protease: MLGLTLLDIILLLVLLFYLVAGLRNGLVVTLGGIVGFVAGAVAAFFAIPLVTGWVPDNGWRLTAVIATAVVLVLVGHAAGAALGGMIRRWMNFPPLRFLDRVLGGAANLVVAALVMAMLAFSVTTLGVPFLSQQIAASKVLTAIDDATPEQVKTWSAQIRSFTVSEGLPTILDSAAPRAVAPPSAEVSSPALQTASASVLKITGTAYQCGQNQTGSGFVVADDRVVTNAHVVAGVNEPVVEVPDGTVLPGRVVYFDPARDLAVLAVDDLDADPIPVGEPLAPGATAAFAGYPAGGPFRLQAASVEGLSDVSVRDIYGSSPEVLEVYTLAANVQQGNSGGPLLDVDGRLAGVIFAKTTSDQPIGYALSLAEVGPVVDAAPGYSSPVSAGQCTSK; this comes from the coding sequence GTGCTCGGATTGACACTTCTGGACATCATCCTGCTCCTCGTCCTGCTCTTCTACCTGGTTGCAGGGCTGCGCAACGGACTGGTGGTAACCCTCGGCGGAATAGTCGGCTTCGTGGCCGGCGCCGTGGCGGCTTTCTTCGCCATTCCGCTGGTGACCGGCTGGGTTCCGGACAACGGCTGGCGGCTGACGGCGGTGATCGCCACAGCGGTAGTCCTGGTGCTGGTAGGGCATGCCGCCGGAGCTGCGCTGGGCGGCATGATCCGCCGCTGGATGAATTTCCCGCCGCTGCGGTTCCTGGACCGGGTGCTCGGCGGTGCCGCGAACCTGGTGGTTGCCGCCCTGGTCATGGCCATGCTCGCCTTCAGCGTCACGACCCTGGGCGTGCCGTTCCTGTCCCAGCAGATTGCCGCATCCAAGGTGCTCACCGCCATTGACGATGCCACTCCCGAGCAGGTGAAGACATGGAGCGCCCAGATCCGGTCCTTCACCGTCTCCGAAGGGCTGCCGACCATCCTCGACAGCGCTGCACCGCGGGCCGTTGCACCACCCAGTGCCGAAGTGAGTTCCCCGGCACTCCAGACCGCATCCGCATCGGTGCTGAAGATCACCGGTACGGCCTACCAGTGCGGACAGAACCAGACCGGTTCCGGTTTCGTGGTGGCGGATGACCGTGTGGTCACCAACGCGCACGTAGTCGCCGGCGTGAATGAGCCCGTGGTGGAAGTGCCCGACGGCACCGTGCTGCCGGGCCGGGTGGTCTATTTCGATCCCGCACGGGACCTGGCGGTCCTGGCAGTGGACGACCTCGACGCCGACCCCATTCCGGTGGGGGAGCCGCTGGCTCCCGGCGCAACTGCCGCGTTCGCCGGTTACCCGGCAGGCGGGCCCTTCCGGCTGCAGGCCGCCAGCGTCGAGGGGCTTTCCGACGTTTCCGTCCGGGACATCTACGGGTCTTCACCCGAGGTGCTCGAGGTCTACACCCTGGCCGCAAATGTGCAGCAGGGTAATTCCGGCGGTCCGCTGCTCGACGTCGACGGCCGGCTGGCCGGGGTCATTTTTGCCAAGACCACCAGCGACCAGCCCATCGGCTACGCACTGTCGCTGGCCGAGGTGGGCCCCGTGGTGGATGCAGCGCCCGGTTACAGCAGCCCGGTTTCAGCCGGCCAGTGCACCAGTAAATAG
- a CDS encoding DUF2332 domain-containing protein — translation MDSTADRYGRFARVEARGSSTVYEQWTEGISTDPEVLELIDGLPEHKRQPNLVLAAARSCGADVGPYPQFRSFLKERWDEIRSVILRRSTQTNEPGRCAALLPLLAQIARTEGRPLALIEVGASAGLCLYPDHYGYRYDGGAVINDPGRADLVLDCVTTGNPPLPQACPEIIHRAGVDLSPLDPADPGDVDWLDALIWPGMEDRRVRLRAAADTAAGSPARIVQGDLNAEIAGLIDAAPAEAAVVVFHTAVLAYVPKADREVFGDTVSAYLGVPGRPVHWLSNEGPGVMPGPEATEAGTEPGLFLLRHNGRAVARTGPHGQSLDWL, via the coding sequence ATGGACTCCACTGCGGACCGGTATGGACGTTTTGCCCGGGTTGAGGCCCGGGGATCGTCAACTGTCTACGAACAGTGGACCGAGGGCATCAGCACGGACCCGGAGGTGCTGGAGCTCATCGACGGGCTTCCGGAACACAAACGGCAACCCAACCTCGTCCTGGCGGCCGCCCGCAGCTGCGGCGCCGACGTGGGACCCTACCCGCAGTTCAGATCCTTCCTGAAGGAGCGCTGGGACGAGATCCGGTCCGTCATCCTGCGCCGGAGCACGCAGACCAATGAGCCCGGGCGCTGCGCTGCGCTCCTCCCCCTGCTCGCCCAAATCGCCCGTACCGAGGGGCGCCCGCTGGCGCTGATCGAAGTCGGCGCCTCTGCGGGGCTGTGCCTGTATCCGGACCACTATGGGTACCGGTACGACGGCGGTGCGGTCATCAACGATCCGGGCCGCGCGGACCTGGTCCTGGACTGCGTAACCACCGGCAACCCGCCGCTGCCACAGGCCTGTCCCGAGATCATCCACCGGGCCGGGGTTGATTTATCCCCGCTGGACCCCGCCGATCCCGGAGACGTGGACTGGCTGGATGCCTTGATCTGGCCGGGCATGGAGGACCGCAGGGTCCGCCTGCGCGCCGCGGCCGACACCGCGGCCGGGTCCCCCGCCCGGATAGTCCAGGGCGACCTGAATGCAGAGATAGCCGGCCTGATCGACGCCGCGCCTGCGGAGGCAGCCGTGGTGGTGTTCCACACGGCTGTCCTGGCCTACGTTCCGAAGGCGGACCGGGAGGTTTTCGGGGACACCGTATCCGCTTACCTCGGTGTTCCTGGACGCCCCGTGCATTGGCTCTCCAACGAAGGCCCCGGGGTGATGCCGGGACCGGAGGCAACGGAAGCCGGAACGGAGCCGGGACTGTTCCTGCTGCGGCACAACGGCAGGGCCGTGGCCCGGACCGGGCCGCACGGGCAGTCGCTCGACTGGCTCTAG
- a CDS encoding DUF4177 domain-containing protein — translation MTKWEYFITPLPLHTPGQVLNMHGEEGWELVQIAAGPNGNGSVAYMKREKSQ, via the coding sequence ATGACCAAATGGGAATACTTCATTACGCCTCTTCCACTGCACACACCCGGGCAAGTCCTTAATATGCACGGCGAAGAAGGATGGGAGCTGGTGCAGATCGCTGCAGGGCCCAACGGAAACGGTTCCGTTGCCTACATGAAACGTGAAAAAAGCCAGTGA
- a CDS encoding Crp/Fnr family transcriptional regulator gives MDIEVLRRAPLFASLGDDVFAALTEELTEVDLSRGASVFREGDQGDQLYFIVSGKIKLGRSAPDGRENLLAILGPGELFGEMALFDPSPRNATATAVSETRLAGLRHENLRALIETRPEVSVQLLQALARRLRRTNESLADLVFSDVPGRVAKALLDLADRFGRPATDGILVAHELTQEELAQLVGASRETVNKALAEFVQRGWLRLEARAVVILDVQRLRQRSR, from the coding sequence ATGGATATCGAGGTATTGCGCCGCGCGCCGTTGTTCGCCTCTCTGGGAGACGACGTCTTCGCCGCCCTGACCGAAGAGCTCACTGAGGTCGACCTCTCACGCGGCGCCTCCGTCTTCCGCGAAGGCGATCAGGGCGACCAGCTCTATTTCATCGTCTCCGGCAAGATCAAGCTTGGCCGCTCCGCCCCGGATGGCCGGGAGAACCTGCTGGCCATCCTCGGCCCCGGCGAACTGTTCGGCGAGATGGCGCTGTTTGACCCGTCCCCGCGCAACGCCACGGCCACCGCCGTTTCCGAGACCCGGCTTGCCGGCCTGCGCCACGAGAACCTGCGGGCCCTGATCGAAACGCGGCCCGAGGTTTCCGTGCAGCTGCTGCAGGCACTGGCCCGCCGCCTGCGCCGCACCAACGAGTCCCTCGCGGACCTCGTTTTCTCCGACGTTCCCGGCCGCGTCGCCAAGGCCCTGCTGGACCTTGCGGACCGCTTCGGCCGCCCCGCGACCGATGGCATCCTGGTGGCACACGAGCTCACGCAGGAAGAGCTGGCCCAGCTGGTCGGCGCTTCCCGCGAGACCGTGAACAAGGCCCTGGCCGAGTTTGTCCAGCGTGGCTGGCTGCGCCTCGAAGCCCGCGCGGTTGTCATTCTTGACGTCCAGCGGCTGCGCCAGCGCTCCCGCTAA